The genomic segment CTCGATATTGGCGTATTCGGTCACGCGAACGCTGCCAACCTCGGCAACCCGTCCGACATCGTTGCGCCCGAGATCCACCAGCATCACGTGCTCCGCGATCTCCTTCGGATCGGTCCGCAGCTCCTCTTCCATGGCGAGGTCGTCCTTCGGATCGCGGCCACGCCGGCGGGTCCCGGCGATCGGTCGAACGTCGATCTCGTCCCCCTCGAGGCGCACCAGGATCTCCGGCGAAGAGCCGATCAGGAGCGAACCCTCCATCTGCATGTAGAACAGATACGGACTCGGGTTGATGTGGCGGAGCATCCTGTAGAGCAGGAAGGGGTCGACCTGGAGCGGCACCGAATGGCGGAAGCCCAGCACCACCTGGAAGACATCGCCTGCAACGACGTAATCCTTGGCCCGCTTCACGGCGTCCTGATACTGCTCCTGGCTCATGCTCGTGCGGACCGCCATCGGCGCGCGCACGACTTCACGCCGAGTCTCCACCGGCAGCGGTTCCCGCAACTCGTCGACGACGCGGTCGAGCGCGCGGACCTCATCGGCGTACCGCTCGGCCGGATCATCCCCATCGCGTAGATGGACGTGCCGGATGATCAGTGCGGTATGACGCACCTGATCGTAGGCAACGACGGTCTCTGGAAAATGGAACCAGAGATCCGGCAATCCAAGCTCGTCCGGGTTCTGGTCCGGAATGCGCTCGACGAAGCGCACCCAATCCCAACCGACCATGCCCACGGCACCGCCAGAGAAGCGCGGAAGCGGTTCGCCGGGCAACTCGACCGGGCGATAGGCTGCGATGCGATCTCTGAGCAGTTCCAGCGGATCGCCAGGGGCCGTTTCCCGACGTACCTCACCGTCTTCTTCCCACTCGACATCAGCACCCCGAGCACGGAAGATCGCCCGGGCCCCGGTCCCGATGAAGCTGAATCGCGCCCATTTCTCACCGCCCTCGACGGATTCGAACAGGAAAGACGTCCGACCATCGTCCAGCCGACGAAACAAGGACAGCGGCGTGTCCAGGTCCGCGAGGATCTCCCGGACCACGGGGATGAGATTGCCTTGGGCGGCAAGCCTCACGAACTCTTCGGGCTGAGGGCGGAGCACGATGCGTCCAGCCAAATGCGAGGAAGTCCCGTAGCTAGCAAAGCCCCCGGGGGAGTGCCAGCCTAGAGGGTCTCGTCTTCGTCATCGAGCAGCGGATCCCGACCACCTCGTTTGCGTCCCGAGAACGGTCGGACGGTGTCGTCCCCGAGGCCAATGATCCGGTAGCGCAAGTTGAATTCGAGGCCTGTGCTCCGATCATCCTCCACCTCGACCCGGAACGCCCAGCACTCGCATTTGGAGAGGTACTCGACGCCCACCTGGTTCGTGAGGGCGAGGGTCTGCTCGAAGGAGTACCGGAAGCGGTAGGTGACGGCCCAGTTCCGTGTGATGGCGAGGCGGGTCAGGAAATCGAATTGGTTGATCTCGAGGAAGCCCTCCTCGAATTCTTCGAAACGCTCCTCGTCGAAGCGGAAGTTCTCGAAGAAGCGAGGCACGTCCTTGACGAGGCGGTAGGAGAAGCGGAAGTCGTTGCCCGTGAGCGATCCGTACCCGATCGAGAACAACATCTCACGGAAGTCCGGATCGTCCAGGTCGAAACCCAGGTTGAAGGCGGTGCGAACGCCCTCCCAGGGATAGGCGACGCCGTCCAGGTAGAGGCTGGAGAGGTCATTGTTCGAGAAATCGTGATGCACGCCCATCGTGAAATCCGCAAACAGACGAGGCGGTCCGACTTCCCCTTCCGCCCCGAGCACTCCGGGAAGATAGAAACGGTTGCCCAACGCCATCGTGATGGCCTGGACATCGTCGATGCGATCCGAGGGATCCCGGGTCCGGGTGGTCGGCTCCAGCAGGCGCAGGCGCTCGTTCTGCACGAGCGGGCGGGGAATGAACGCGGGATTTCCCTTCTGACTGCTCCCCTCGATCATCGTGTAGACGAAGCGCGGCTCCAGCAAGTGGACGGCCGGCTGACCCTCCGCCAGCCAATTGGGCAAGCGCACCTCCCGGCGTAGCCGGGTTCGCACGTCGAGCAACGCCGTGAAGAGATTGCGGACGTCGCTGCTCTTCGCGTCCGTGTTGTAGAACGTGGCGTGCCAACCGAACTCGGGCATCACCTCGAAGGCATCCGCAATACGGAACGGGAACGCCACGCGGGGATTCAGCACGACCCGGTGGCCCCGGTCGGCGACTGGCTCGCCCTCTTGAAAGCGCCCGTCGCCCTCAGGGCCCGGAAAGTTGTCGCCACTCCCGTCACCCGTAGGCAGGATCGCCAGCGGGTCCAATGCGAGGATGTCCGCGGCGGTCGTCACTGTGCCGTCCCGGTTCAAGATCGTCCCGTCCGGAAGCACCTGGCGGCCGGCTCGGTCTCGCTCGTCGCCATCGGGGATCGCGTCGATGCCCGTATCCGCGAACAGGCCGTCCACGACCGTGGCAAAGGGGAGCACGTCCTGAACGTCGTCCTTGGCCCAGAAATGCGTGTAGCGCGTATCGAAGGAGAAGACGGCGTTCCCGAGCAGGGGCAACGGCTCCAGCACGCCCCCCAACCGCAGATCGGGGAAGCGCTGCAGCAGGAAATCGTCCCGGTCCTGGTCGTCCGGGTTCTGCTGATCCTCGGCGTAGTGGAGCGCCGCCGTCAGACCGTAGCGACCGAGCGTTCCGAAGCGCCCTTCGAGGAAGGTCAGGGACTCGATGTAGCGATCGCTCCGTACGCCTGAGATATCCCGAAAATCGAAGCCGTAGCTGTTATCCGAGACGAGCTTGCCGTCCACCTTCCAGCGCCAGCCTTCCAAGGGCCCGGGCAGGTATTGGTCGTGGATCCATTCAACCGCCCAGCGGTTCTTGCTGAAGGGCGTCGAAATGTCGTTCTCGTTGATGTTGTCGTCCTGGAGGAAGGAACCGAAGAACTCGCCGTAGGATTCGCGACCGAAGACGTAGTCCACATCGAGTTCGGGCTTGAACCCGTTGTCCGCCAGGTAGCGGGGGGTCACGACGACGTTGATGTTGTCCCGCGCCGCCCAGAAGAACGGGAGCCCGATGCCGAGGCCGTTCCGCGAACCGATGTTGAAGGTCGGAAACAGGAAGCCGGTCTGACGCTCGGTCTTGAGCGGGAACCACATGCGCGGCGTCCACAGGACCGGCACACCGAGCACGTCGAAGGTCGTGCTCTTGGTGACCGCGTAGCCGCCGAACTCGAGGTCGGCCTCCTTGGCCTTGATCGCCCAGGGCTCGACACCGCCGTCGGGACACTTGCAGGTGGTGAACACCGCGTCTTCGAAGAGGTACTCCTGATCCCCGGTGCGCTTGATGGTTTCGCCGATGGCGATGAAATCGTTGCCGCCCGCCTCGAGCTTGCCCTTGAAGACGATGCCCTGGAGATCGTCGACTTCGAAATGGAGGACGTCCGCGAGCAGCCGGTCGCCGCCCTCGGTCACGATCACGTTGCCGCTGGCAACGCCCTCCCGCGTCTGGTCGCTGAAGACCATCCAGTCCGCAGTGAGGACTCGCTTGGGCTGCTCGAGGCGCACGTTGCCGCGGGCGATGTACACCTGGCGCGTCGTGTCGAACTCGACCGTATCAGCGGTGATGTCGAAGGGATCGGCACCACCACCTTCTTCTTCATCAGCCCCGAAGATCTCCTGGGCAAGGGCGCCCTGCGCCAACAGACCCAGGACCAGCAACGCCCCGAGCCCAATGCTTCGGAAACCCAGGGCGAGCCTCGCCCCAAGCCATCGGCTCTGATCGCTCTTCACGCGCCTGTGCTCGAAGCCCCGCACGCTCCCCCTCACCCAAACCAGTCGGCGACCACGGTAACGAAGTGGAACACCGAGGGGCAATGCGCGTGATGACTCTCTGGTGAAGGTCGGGACCGAATCGAGGGCGGGAGGCCTGGAAGGCCGGCTGGGATCTAGTCCCCAGAGGCGTCTTCGGTCAATTCCAGGGCGGCCGCAAGCGTCTCGTGGTCGGGCACGAGGAGGGTGTCCTCGGCGACCTTCACGAGCTTCCGGTCGACCAGTTGGGTCAGGGCCCGATGGGTCTCGAGCATGGAGAGCCCAGCCTCACGGGCCAGATCACGCAGCGCCAACGGCACCTTGCGCAGGCCGTTCTTGCCGGTTTCGGGGCCTGCCTGGCGCAGCAGTACGCGAACGATGGGGCGTAGCAGGTCGTCGCCGCCGAGGGCCGCCAGACGTCTTTCCAGGTTCTTGGCCCGCGCAGCCAGGCGCTGGATCACACGAATCGCGATCTCGGGCTGCTCGATGCACATGGCTTCGAACGTCGCACCGTCGAGCTGAAGCACGCAGGAATCGCCGAGTGCACGTGCGGAGGCTGTCCGAAGGCTCCCCAGCAGCACGTCCATCTCACCGATCAGATCGCCCGGGCCCTTTCGTGAGATCAGTCGAGGCCCGTCGGGCCCCTCCCGCGTGAGCTCGAGGTGGCCGGCCTGCACCACGTACACCACATCACCGACATCGCCCTCGTCGAAGAGAAGGTCGTCTCGAACGAGGCGACGCTCGAAGACCTGCCGGACCGAAAATCCGGTGTCCTCGTGATGCTGGCCGGTACTACTCGCCACGGCCTCTGCTTCGACTTCCAACGGAAGCGACTTGAGGCGGCGAGGTCCCCCCGGGGCTCAGGCTCCCGCTCGCTCGAGAGCGTCCTCCAGCTCTTCCATCGTCACGATCCCTACGTGGGCCTCGACGATCTGCCCCTCGCCATCCAGCACGAAGAGCGTGGGGAAACCGATGGCGCCGTAGGCCTGGGCCAGCCGCTCATCGCCGAGCAACACCGTGTACGCCATCTCGTGTTCTTCGGCGAAGGGCGCGACGACCTCCGCGCCGCTCGTATCCACGGCAATCCCGACGACGCTCACGGCGTTGCCATGGGCGGCCTGGAGGGCGTTCAAGACCGGGATCTGGCGTATGCACGGTGCACACCAGGTCGCCCAGAAATCGATCACGGCAGGCCGGCCGGCCAGCGAATCCAGCGATACCTGGCGGCCGTCCAGGGTGGCCAGATCGAAGCCCGGCGCCCGCTCCGCGCCATCGCCCGCTTCCGGGTCGCCCACGGGACCACAGCTCACGATCGTGGAAATGAGAACCAGCCCTGCCAGGCCGCGTCCCAGAATGCTCATAGCAGCCATCCTTCGACAGTCTCCACGAAGCGGTTCAAGAAGCTGAAGTACTCGTTCAACAAGGTGAGGCGGCGTGTGACGACGAGCAAGCCCAGCGCCACGAGGAGCGCTCCCGACCCGATCTCGATTCGCCGGAAGTGGGCCTTCATGCGCTGGAGCGCCTTGAAGAAGAACTCGATGCTCCACCCGGCCAGGAAGAACGGCACACCCAGCCCAAGCGAGTAGACGGCCAGCAACGCCATCCCCTGCCACACCGTTTCCCGGGAACCCGCAATCGTAAGGATGCCGCCCAGGATCGGCCCGATGCACGGGGACCAGCCGAAGGCGAAGGCCGCGCCCACCAGGTAGGTGCCAATCCAGCTCTTGGGCTTGAAGCTGTCGTTGAAGCGCGTGTCACGGTAGAGCGCCTGGATCGGCAGCAAACCCATCAGGTGCAAGCCCATCAGGATGATCACCACACCGGCCACCTGGACGGCCGTGATTTCGACCCCGCCAACCTCCAGGCGCCAGGTGTTCAGGACGTGGCCGATCGCGGTGGCCGATGCACCGAGCAGGATGAACACGGTCGAGAAGCCGGCCACGAAACCCGCGCAACCGAGCAGCACCCGGCGCCGAAGGCCCGCGTCAGGAGCCTCCCCCTGCATCTCCTCGACCGAGATGCCGGAGATCAGCGAGAGGTAGGCAGGCATCAACGGCATCACACAAGGCGAGAGCACCGAGATGATGCCCGCGCCAAACGCTGCTCCAAACGAAGCCAGGGTGAGTCCGTCGGCCATGAAGTCTCCAGAATGACGAGCCCGAGCCATCGGGTCCACGCGCCCGAGGCCCAGGGCCCTCCACCCATCGGCGGCCCAGGCCGCCTGGCGGAGAAAGCCCCTCAGGCCTCAGCGGGTACGCCCGTCGGGAGCCTTCGGGTTCGGTGAACCTCGGGAAGTCCCCGAGGCCGAAACGTCAGAACCCCTCGGGCTCGGCGGGCGCAGCCACGTCCCAGCCCTGGTCCTGGTCTCGTGCCACCTCGTGCTGCGGCCGGCGGCCGATGAACTCGAGTTCGTCCTCTCCGGTCAGCTGATCCCTGCTCACGAAGTAGTCGCCGCGCAGCGAGGCATCCACGATCGGACGGGCCACGGCCACGTCGCCCCCTGAGAAAGCCCAGGCAATGGTCGCGACCATGCCTCCGCCCAGGGCGTAGAGCAGCTTGACCGGGCCGTACAGCAGGTTCGCACCCACCGTGGCCACACCCATGCCGAGTTCCTTGGCCGGGCTTTCCGCCTGTGCGGCCATCGGCGCCGTCATCAAGCACGCAGCCAGCAGAGCCGCCCGCCACACAGGGCGACCCATTCGATTCGTTCTTTCCACGTCATCTCCTCTCTCGGCTGGCTCGCCCGGTGCTCTGCACCGAGCGGCAGCGTCCCCATCTCGGGGGAGCATCGAAAGTGAGACGCGGGAGTGCAAGCCCCCATTCACAGGCTCTTCAGAAGCGTCTTTCGGTATCGAGCAGGATCGTGACGGGGCCCTCGTTCAACAGCTCGACATCCATGTGCGCCTGGAAGCGGCCGGTGATGACCGGCGTTCCGAGATTTCGCGCCTCCGCAATGACGGCCTCGACCAACCCTTCGGCCTGCTCCGGCGGCGCCGCATCGGAGAACGCCGGGCGTCGCCCCTTGCGCGCATCCCCCAGCAGCGTGAACTGTGAAACCACCCCGAGGCAGCCGCCCGTCTCGAGCAACGAGAGGTTCATGCGCCCCTCTGCGTCTTCGAAGATCCGAAGGTTCACGAGCTTCGCGGCCAGCTGTCGCGCATCGCTGGGGCCATCTCCGCGCGCCACCCCAACCAGCGCGAGCAGGCCTTCCTGCATCTCTCCGACGGTCTCGCCTTCAACCTCGACCCGTGCCCTGCGCACGCGCTGCGCCACCGCGCGCACGGATCAGAGCTCGTCTTGATCGAAGAAGCGCCCCGCGTAGACGGCCTCGCCCTCGGCCCGCAGCAGCACGATCTGGCAGATGCGAACGCCCGCATGCACCTCCAGGGGGTGGCCCGAGACGTTGCTGATCTCGAGCACCTGACGATTCGAAACCCCGGGCTGCACGAATGCAGAGGTAACGTGAATCATGAGACCAAGGCGTGCAAACCTGCTTCTCCCCTCGAGAAATCCGCACAGATCGGACGCCAGCGTGATGCGCTCCCGGGTGATCCCATGGATCGTGACCCCGGGCGCCAGCACGAAGGGACGATCCAGCGCCTCGAGCCGGGTGTGATCCCGGTAGTCCACATCCGCCTTCAAGGGGATCGGGGCCGCGCCCGGCTCGATCACCCGGATCCGGTCACCCAGGGTCAGATCGATCGATGCCGGACCGACCTGATCGCGATCGAAGGGCTCGATGCGGATTCGACCGGCATCGATCTCGGCCAGGATCACATCACGGGTAAGGACGGCCATCGGGCGGCGTAGGTTAACGTACGTGCGATGCCTCACCCGCGTCCCGCGTCGCATCCCTATTTCGCGCTGCCCCGGCCGCTCTTGTTCGGGCA from the bacterium genome contains:
- a CDS encoding LPS-assembly protein LptD, translating into MKSDQSRWLGARLALGFRSIGLGALLVLGLLAQGALAQEIFGADEEEGGGADPFDITADTVEFDTTRQVYIARGNVRLEQPKRVLTADWMVFSDQTREGVASGNVIVTEGGDRLLADVLHFEVDDLQGIVFKGKLEAGGNDFIAIGETIKRTGDQEYLFEDAVFTTCKCPDGGVEPWAIKAKEADLEFGGYAVTKSTTFDVLGVPVLWTPRMWFPLKTERQTGFLFPTFNIGSRNGLGIGLPFFWAARDNINVVVTPRYLADNGFKPELDVDYVFGRESYGEFFGSFLQDDNINENDISTPFSKNRWAVEWIHDQYLPGPLEGWRWKVDGKLVSDNSYGFDFRDISGVRSDRYIESLTFLEGRFGTLGRYGLTAALHYAEDQQNPDDQDRDDFLLQRFPDLRLGGVLEPLPLLGNAVFSFDTRYTHFWAKDDVQDVLPFATVVDGLFADTGIDAIPDGDERDRAGRQVLPDGTILNRDGTVTTAADILALDPLAILPTGDGSGDNFPGPEGDGRFQEGEPVADRGHRVVLNPRVAFPFRIADAFEVMPEFGWHATFYNTDAKSSDVRNLFTALLDVRTRLRREVRLPNWLAEGQPAVHLLEPRFVYTMIEGSSQKGNPAFIPRPLVQNERLRLLEPTTRTRDPSDRIDDVQAITMALGNRFYLPGVLGAEGEVGPPRLFADFTMGVHHDFSNNDLSSLYLDGVAYPWEGVRTAFNLGFDLDDPDFREMLFSIGYGSLTGNDFRFSYRLVKDVPRFFENFRFDEERFEEFEEGFLEINQFDFLTRLAITRNWAVTYRFRYSFEQTLALTNQVGVEYLSKCECWAFRVEVEDDRSTGLEFNLRYRIIGLGDDTVRPFSGRKRGGRDPLLDDEDETL
- a CDS encoding TlpA family protein disulfide reductase — encoded protein: MSILGRGLAGLVLISTIVSCGPVGDPEAGDGAERAPGFDLATLDGRQVSLDSLAGRPAVIDFWATWCAPCIRQIPVLNALQAAHGNAVSVVGIAVDTSGAEVVAPFAEEHEMAYTVLLGDERLAQAYGAIGFPTLFVLDGEGQIVEAHVGIVTMEELEDALERAGA
- a CDS encoding cytochrome c biogenesis protein CcdA codes for the protein MADGLTLASFGAAFGAGIISVLSPCVMPLMPAYLSLISGISVEEMQGEAPDAGLRRRVLLGCAGFVAGFSTVFILLGASATAIGHVLNTWRLEVGGVEITAVQVAGVVIILMGLHLMGLLPIQALYRDTRFNDSFKPKSWIGTYLVGAAFAFGWSPCIGPILGGILTIAGSRETVWQGMALLAVYSLGLGVPFFLAGWSIEFFFKALQRMKAHFRRIEIGSGALLVALGLLVVTRRLTLLNEYFSFLNRFVETVEGWLL
- a CDS encoding D-tyrosyl-tRNA(Tyr) deacylase → MRAVAQRVRRARVEVEGETVGEMQEGLLALVGVARGDGPSDARQLAAKLVNLRIFEDAEGRMNLSLLETGGCLGVVSQFTLLGDARKGRRPAFSDAAPPEQAEGLVEAVIAEARNLGTPVITGRFQAHMDVELLNEGPVTILLDTERRF
- the trpE gene encoding anthranilate synthase component I; this translates as MLRPQPEEFVRLAAQGNLIPVVREILADLDTPLSLFRRLDDGRTSFLFESVEGGEKWARFSFIGTGARAIFRARGADVEWEEDGEVRRETAPGDPLELLRDRIAAYRPVELPGEPLPRFSGGAVGMVGWDWVRFVERIPDQNPDELGLPDLWFHFPETVVAYDQVRHTALIIRHVHLRDGDDPAERYADEVRALDRVVDELREPLPVETRREVVRAPMAVRTSMSQEQYQDAVKRAKDYVVAGDVFQVVLGFRHSVPLQVDPFLLYRMLRHINPSPYLFYMQMEGSLLIGSSPEILVRLEGDEIDVRPIAGTRRRGRDPKDDLAMEEELRTDPKEIAEHVMLVDLGRNDVGRVAEVGSVRVTEYANIERYSHVMHTVSNVQGRLTGERDWLDLLRATFPAGTLSGAPKVRAMEIIDELECVRRGPFGGCAGYIDYSGNMDLAITIRTMLVHDGEVHVQAGAGVVADSVPELEFLECNNKARAMIQAIDMAREGTD
- the dcd gene encoding dCTP deaminase — protein: MAVLTRDVILAEIDAGRIRIEPFDRDQVGPASIDLTLGDRIRVIEPGAAPIPLKADVDYRDHTRLEALDRPFVLAPGVTIHGITRERITLASDLCGFLEGRSRFARLGLMIHVTSAFVQPGVSNRQVLEISNVSGHPLEVHAGVRICQIVLLRAEGEAVYAGRFFDQDEL
- a CDS encoding Crp/Fnr family transcriptional regulator → MASSTGQHHEDTGFSVRQVFERRLVRDDLLFDEGDVGDVVYVVQAGHLELTREGPDGPRLISRKGPGDLIGEMDVLLGSLRTASARALGDSCVLQLDGATFEAMCIEQPEIAIRVIQRLAARAKNLERRLAALGGDDLLRPIVRVLLRQAGPETGKNGLRKVPLALRDLAREAGLSMLETHRALTQLVDRKLVKVAEDTLLVPDHETLAAALELTEDASGD